The Cetobacterium somerae ATCC BAA-474 genome includes a window with the following:
- a CDS encoding AAA family ATPase encodes MERINTLKNEISKKVIGQKDMVEKILIGILTGNHILLEGLPGLAKSLTVNTIAETLGLSFSRIQFTPDLLPSDIVGTEMYNEKTGDFSVKKGPIFANIVLADEINRAPAKVQSALLEAMQEKQVTIASETFKLDKPFIVLATQNPIEQDGTYPLPEAQQDRFLMKVKIEYPTYEEEMEILDLLTGEKEFSDIPINTIVSLQDLEEIKETIKKVVIDQKLKKYILDIVFKTREHSDYIACGASPRASISLVIASKAAAFLDGRDFVMPQDIKKVIYDVLRHRLILTYEAEAEDKKVEDIIDDILKTVILP; translated from the coding sequence ATGGAAAGAATTAATACTTTAAAAAACGAGATTTCTAAAAAGGTAATTGGACAAAAAGACATGGTCGAAAAAATTCTGATAGGAATCTTAACAGGAAACCATATTCTATTAGAAGGTCTTCCTGGATTAGCAAAATCACTGACAGTAAACACAATAGCGGAAACTTTAGGATTAAGTTTTTCAAGAATTCAATTTACACCAGATTTATTACCTAGTGATATTGTAGGAACAGAGATGTATAATGAAAAGACAGGAGATTTTAGTGTAAAAAAAGGGCCTATATTTGCTAATATAGTTTTAGCTGATGAAATAAACAGAGCTCCTGCGAAGGTTCAATCTGCTCTTTTAGAAGCTATGCAAGAGAAACAAGTTACAATAGCTAGTGAGACATTTAAATTAGATAAACCATTTATAGTTTTAGCAACTCAAAACCCTATAGAGCAAGATGGAACATACCCGTTACCAGAAGCTCAACAAGATAGATTTTTAATGAAAGTGAAAATAGAGTATCCTACATATGAAGAGGAGATGGAAATACTTGATCTACTAACAGGTGAAAAAGAGTTTTCAGATATTCCTATAAATACAATTGTATCTCTACAGGATTTAGAAGAAATCAAAGAAACAATAAAGAAAGTTGTTATAGATCAAAAATTAAAAAAATATATTTTAGATATTGTATTTAAGACTAGAGAGCACTCTGATTATATAGCTTGTGGAGCTTCTCCTAGAGCTAGTATAAGCTTGGTTATAGCATCTAAAGCTGCTGCATTTTTAGATGGAAGAGATTTTGTAATGCCACAAGATATAAAGAAAGTTATTTATGATGTATTACGTCATAGACTTATTTTAACATATGAAGCTGAAGCAGAGGATAAAAAGGTAGAAGATATAATAGATGATATACTAAAAACAGTTATTTTACCATAA
- a CDS encoding DUF58 domain-containing protein, translating to MDNKLESKKELLKKIKNIEIKATILSDNIFAGQYQSCLKGNGMEFSDIRRYAPGDDVKKIDWKVTAKQRKAYVKEFVEERELSVFLLVDISASNRFKEKLDLITELVGSLAFSANKNGDRVGALFFSNQIERVIPLKKGKKHTLSIIENLLTINPKGDKTDIAMALRYFGKVFKRRSVIFLISDFLDDNYEKELKILSQRHEIIPVRIGDKKYESLPIGAIFTLEDAETGEQIVVENYKENSSNININNISNGINLYVGEDYVKEISKFFNRGRVR from the coding sequence ATGGATAATAAATTAGAGAGTAAAAAGGAACTTTTAAAAAAGATAAAAAATATCGAAATAAAAGCTACTATTTTATCTGATAATATTTTTGCAGGACAGTATCAATCTTGTTTAAAAGGAAATGGAATGGAGTTCTCAGATATTAGGAGATATGCTCCAGGAGATGATGTAAAAAAAATAGATTGGAAGGTTACTGCTAAACAAAGAAAAGCTTATGTAAAAGAGTTTGTAGAGGAGAGAGAACTTTCTGTCTTTTTATTAGTTGACATATCAGCGTCTAATAGATTCAAAGAGAAATTAGACCTTATAACAGAATTAGTTGGAAGTTTAGCATTTAGTGCTAATAAAAACGGTGATAGAGTAGGAGCACTATTTTTTTCTAATCAAATTGAGAGAGTTATTCCATTAAAAAAAGGGAAAAAACATACATTATCTATAATTGAAAATTTATTGACGATTAATCCCAAAGGGGATAAAACAGATATTGCTATGGCTTTAAGATACTTTGGAAAAGTTTTTAAAAGAAGATCAGTTATCTTCCTAATATCAGATTTTTTAGATGATAACTATGAAAAAGAGTTAAAAATACTATCTCAACGACATGAAATTATACCAGTTAGAATTGGTGATAAAAAATATGAATCACTTCCAATTGGAGCTATTTTTACTTTAGAAGATGCTGAAACTGGAGAACAAATAGTTGTTGAAAATTATAAAGAGAATAGTAGTAATATAAATATAAATAATATTTCCAATGGAATAAATTTATATGTTGGAGAGGATTATGTAAAAGAGATTTCAAAATTCTTTAATAGAGGGAGAGTGCGATGA
- a CDS encoding vWA domain-containing protein, protein MYNFKMPYILVLIPIVTYLFFRKRSQGAIKVPGIQIIKKYSKGSKKHLLGRVFMYLSTVFMILALARPQLTTEGKVVKKDGIDIAIALDLSKSMEARDFNPNRLEKSKELLKEFIDKRPNDRLSLVVFGGEAYTKVPLTFDHSVLKNMISNITTDDITSNNRTAIGMGLGVALNRLKDSDSKSKVIILMTDGENNSGEMSPVGAAEVAKELGIKVYTIGIGAREIAIPGFFGTSYIENKELDENLLNLIAEKTNGKYFRASDSKEFQNIFNEINNLEKSKIDSRSIYDITEYFEELLKIALVLFLLGVFFEYFKYIRIP, encoded by the coding sequence GTGTATAACTTTAAGATGCCATATATATTAGTACTGATTCCTATAGTTACCTATCTTTTTTTTAGAAAAAGATCTCAAGGTGCTATTAAGGTTCCAGGGATACAAATTATCAAAAAATATTCAAAAGGAAGTAAAAAACATCTTTTAGGACGAGTTTTTATGTATTTATCTACTGTATTTATGATTCTAGCTTTGGCTCGTCCTCAGCTTACAACAGAGGGAAAAGTTGTAAAAAAAGATGGAATAGATATAGCAATAGCCTTAGATCTTTCTAAATCTATGGAAGCTAGAGATTTTAATCCTAATAGATTAGAAAAATCTAAAGAGTTATTAAAAGAGTTCATTGATAAAAGACCAAATGACAGATTATCTTTAGTTGTGTTTGGAGGAGAGGCTTATACAAAGGTCCCATTGACATTTGACCATAGTGTATTAAAAAATATGATTTCAAATATAACAACAGATGATATAACAAGTAACAATAGAACCGCTATTGGTATGGGATTAGGAGTAGCATTAAATAGACTAAAAGACTCTGATTCAAAATCTAAAGTTATAATATTAATGACAGATGGTGAAAATAACTCTGGTGAAATGAGCCCTGTAGGAGCAGCTGAAGTAGCTAAAGAGTTAGGAATAAAAGTTTATACAATTGGAATTGGAGCTAGAGAGATTGCAATTCCAGGGTTCTTTGGAACTTCATATATTGAAAATAAAGAACTTGATGAAAATCTTTTAAATCTTATTGCAGAAAAAACAAATGGAAAATATTTTAGAGCTAGTGATTCTAAAGAGTTTCAAAATATTTTTAACGAAATAAATAACTTAGAAAAAAGTAAAATAGACAGTAGAAGTATCTATGATATAACAGAATATTTTGAAGAGTTATTAAAAATTGCCTTAGTTTTATTTTTATTAGGTGTATTTTTCGAATATTTTAAATATATAAGAATACCTTAG
- a CDS encoding vWA domain-containing protein: MEFGNTASIKFVVIPILTVLFLILGVRKREKILERIGWKKDTIIMIVKTLFLSLGGILVFIALLSPQKLKEEEKIAIQGSDLYVLMDISKSMLAEDTYPNRLEISKKELKEILNNLKGDRVGIIPFSDSAYVQMPLTDDYFMAINYIDAIDSKLISGGGTELLEALKLANNSFEKTDAKDKNVIIFSDGGERNPEILKYVKDNHIKTFIFGVGTDEGSVIPIDNGFIKDNSGNIVVSKLNDNFLKELARESGGQYYSLNNLNTGNYQKLIADIGKLDKTSQRDEKLNIYEQYYQYPLGAGLLLILIGYFLRRKEKEGEYV; this comes from the coding sequence ATGGAGTTTGGAAACACAGCTAGTATTAAATTTGTAGTTATCCCTATTTTAACTGTTTTATTTTTAATATTAGGAGTAAGAAAAAGAGAGAAAATATTAGAGAGAATAGGTTGGAAAAAGGATACTATCATTATGATTGTTAAAACACTTTTTCTTTCTTTAGGTGGAATTTTAGTATTTATAGCACTACTTTCACCACAAAAGTTAAAAGAGGAGGAAAAAATAGCAATTCAAGGAAGTGACCTATATGTTCTAATGGATATATCTAAGTCTATGTTAGCTGAAGATACTTATCCAAATAGATTGGAAATAAGTAAAAAAGAATTAAAAGAGATTTTAAATAATCTTAAGGGAGATAGAGTTGGAATTATTCCATTTTCTGATAGTGCTTATGTTCAAATGCCTTTAACTGATGATTATTTTATGGCAATAAATTATATTGATGCAATAGATAGTAAGCTTATTTCAGGTGGTGGAACAGAGCTTTTAGAAGCTTTAAAATTAGCAAATAACTCTTTTGAAAAAACAGATGCAAAAGATAAAAATGTTATTATTTTTTCAGATGGTGGAGAGAGAAATCCTGAAATTTTAAAGTATGTTAAAGATAATCACATTAAGACTTTTATCTTTGGAGTTGGAACTGATGAAGGAAGTGTAATTCCAATAGATAATGGATTTATAAAAGATAACAGTGGAAATATAGTTGTATCTAAATTGAATGATAATTTTTTAAAAGAGTTAGCTAGAGAGAGTGGTGGACAATATTATTCTTTAAATAACTTGAATACAGGCAATTATCAAAAGTTAATTGCTGATATTGGTAAACTAGATAAAACCTCTCAAAGAGATGAAAAATTAAATATTTATGAACAGTATTATCAATATCCATTGGGAGCAGGACTTTTATTGATACTTATTGGATATTTTTTAAGAAGAAAAGAGAAGGAGGGAGAATATGTTTAG